The Jaculus jaculus isolate mJacJac1 chromosome 14, mJacJac1.mat.Y.cur, whole genome shotgun sequence nucleotide sequence GGGTTGGGATGGGAAAAGCTGAAAGCTTTGGATACTGTGAAAGTGGAGGGAATATGGTTTTTACTTGAAGAATTGATttgggagctgggcgtggcgttgcatacctttaatcccagcactggggaggcagaagtaggagaatcactgtgatttccaggcccccctgagactatgcagtgaattccaggtcagtgtgagctagaatgaaaccctacctcaaaaaaaaaattataaataaaaagtaggcagaggtaagaggagtgtcgagagtttgaggccagcctgggactgcacgGTGAatctcaggttagcctgggctagtgtaagaccctaactcaaaaaataaaaaaaaaaggcacaaggtgacacatgcatctggagtttgtttccagtggctggaagcactggtgtgcctattctctctctcaaaaaaaaaaataataataataatttttttgttgtttttgtttttcgaggtagggtctcactctagctcagacagacctggaattcactatgtattctcagggtggccttaaactcacagcaatcctcctacctttgcctcccaagtgctgggattaaaggcatgagccaccatgcctggctcagaatattttttttttaagtaacaatagccaagcatggtggcacacagctttaatcccagtacttagaataaattcgaggccagcctgggactagagtgagttccaggtaacgTTGGGCCAAagggagacctgcctcaaaaaccaccCCTCACAACAAAAAGtagcatcattattattattgttgttgataTTATTATCTACTGCTCTCCTGGACTAGGTCCAATGTCTTGGGCACAAAGTTTACCATCTTTAACAATGGGATGAATCCAGAGCAGAGATACTCCTTCCGAGAGAGTGCCCCGATCAGAGAGGAGCTGGGAGTTGTATGTTATGTAAGTGTCActgaggtgggggtggaggtgttGAGTGGAGCCAATGTATAGGGAAGAGGAAAGAGCTGGACCCACTGGAATATAATCTAATCTTCCCAGGACACCAACATTTTTGGGTTGTGGGGTCCTCGGAAAATGACTGTGATCCTCCCAGGAATGAACAGCCAGAAACAGAGAATGAGTTTCCAGCCACTAAATGTGAGTACTTGATGTTGCGAATTTCTGGGCTAAAGGAGGAGGGATTGGGGACCCCATTATGGAAGATCTCAGGGGAGGTGGGACCAATGTTATACAGGTCACAGGCAAAAGTTGAAGGACTTTGCTATATTCTAGTCTCAGCAAATAAAGGCTAGAGCCCCAAAACTTGTGTCTGGCCTCAAGCTGGGCAGATGATTTATCCATTAAAggtccttgtttgcaaagcctgatagcctgggttcaaatcccagtacccatatcaagccagatgcaaaatggtgcatgcatctgaagttcatttgccgtAGCAAGAGGCCCGGATGGATTCtttttctctgattgcaaataaataaattacttatttattttagagagagagaattggcacaccagggccccagccactgaaaccgaactccagatCTTGCATCACctgctgggcatgtgtgaccttgcgcttgcctcacctttgtgcatcaggctaaagtgggatctggagaattgaatatgggtccttaaagcgctttaactgctaagccatctctccagcccaataaattactttctaaaatattttatttatttattagagagaatgggagagtatcaggacctctagccactgcaaatgacctctagatgtatgtaccaccatgtgtacctggctttacatgggtactagggaatgaaacctgggtcctttggctttgttggcaaacaaccttcactgctaagccatctctctaacccaataaatattaaaaataataacaaggcacatgcctttaatcccagcgcttgtgAATTAGAgggaggagaattgctgtgaattcaaggtcagtctgagactatatagtggattccaggtcagcctgggctagtgagaccctacctagaaaaaccaaaaaaccccacaaaacaattaaaaataaagtcaagctgggtatggtggtgcacacctctaatcccagcactcgggaggcagagataggaggatagctgacagttcgaggccaccctgagactacatagtgaattccaggtcagcctgagccagagtgagaccctacctcgaaaaaccagaaaaacaaaaacaaaacataaaataaagtcagcttgagctacataaagGGTATGGAGCCAAATTTAGTTAATTTAGTGACTCAGTCTCAAAGTAAATCTAGTGTTGCaaaccttttatcccagtactcggaaggtagaggtaggaggatcactgagagtttgaggctagcctgagactacttagtgaattccaggtcaacctggactagagtgagaccctaccttgaaacccctcccTCCCAAATAATATGTGgttgagatgtggctcagtggttaggccttgcctaccatgcacaatGGGCCCCTGGTTCTGTCCccaataggtaggtaggtagatgacaGGTAGACATTCTGTATCTGTACAAAAACGGGGGTTCTGGTAGGCTATCAAACTATGCCCCTCTTACACTTTCAAGTATCAGGACACTCTACTGGGTCACCTTGAAAGAGGCAAGCAGCACCAGCTCATCGTGCTGCACAACAAGGCTCCGCTGTGGAGCGAGTATACTGGTGCCTATGTGCTTGATTTTCACGGCCGCGTTACTCAGGCCTCTGTCAAGAACTTCCAGATCACGAGCCGGAATGACCGTGAGCTCTTGGGGACTCGcagatggggggctggagggtgGATGGCTATTAGTATGTGTGAGGGTGTTGTGCTACTGCATTTCTCATTAACCCTTGGGTGGTTCCATAGATGTCTTGGGGTCACAATGCTTTTTGGGAAATGTAGTTTTGTGGCCTTTGGGGAGGATCTCCTAGTTCAGTAAGGTTGTCTGCTGCTCGGCCTCATAGAGGTAGGGCCATAATGGGCCTAACAAAAGCTTAGTTCTTGAACTCTTCTTTAGCGAACTACCTGGTGCTCCAGTTTGGCCGAGTAGCTCCAAACACGTTCACAATGGATTTCCGGTACCCGCTTTGCCCACTCCAAGCCTTCGCCATCTGCTTATCCAGTTTGGATAGGAAACTGGCGTGTGAGTAACTGAATAAAACATTATCCCTCACAAACTTCTGTTCTATGGATTTGGTGAAAGGTTCCCACCATGCCTcctattcttcctccctcccctttggcTAAGTACTTTATAGAGGGCAGTCTGGGCTACTTGGAAACCTCATAACAAAACatccaaaaacaaaatacaacgtAGAAAGCAAGTGGAAAAATGCACAGGCAAataaattctctcccttcccagccaggATAAGAAGTGGAAAGGCATGCCAACAAGGGATAGGGGAGAAAGCAAAACCAGGTGAAGAGAGGGGTAAAGGGATTTCCGCACACATACATGTCAGGCCCATTTATGAAttaaacatccaattaggatgaaccTAATGATTTGACCCAGAACTCAAGGCTGATTCAGGAGGGGTCAGCACACGTAGGTTGCTAAGCTTGAAGAAGCAAGAAACTGCTACTGGAGAGTGGGTAAGACTGGGTTAGAtttgggttctagtcctgccaagtcaggcaaggtggcatccatgttctctttgggcctctgtccctgacTGTGAAAAAGCTGTCTCGCTCTTGTTCCTCcttcaccagggtctctaaccactctTATCAGACACTCgtaccactttttgtatccagATTATGTTTgtgtggtttgggaattgaacctagggctcaggctttgcaagcaagtgcctcagcaATTaagctgagccatttttctagtCTGTCAGTTTCAATCCCCTAAGGACCCTACAGTCCCATAAGGTTTGTACTTAATACCTGGACCTGACTTGGACACAGGGCTAATTAATGTGAAATCAGGTATGGAGGTTTGAGGAACTGAGCAGCAGAGAATTTACAGACAAAACTGCTTCTTAAGCACCTGGGAAGCAATGGCTGGAACCTACCTAACCTCTTCTTTGCAGGGATCAGAGTCAAGCTTCCAGGTCCTAGGGGACAGAATTATTGCAGGCTTAAATAGCaggggtgccaggcatggtgacgcacacctttaatcccagcacttgggaggctgaggtaggattgctgtgagtttgaggccactctgagactacatagtgaattccaggtcagcctgggctacagccagaccatactttgaaaatcaaacagacaaaaataaataaataaacagggctgaagaaatggcttagcagttaaggtgccaaaggaccttggtccaatttcccagaatctacatacgccagatgcacaagggggcgcatgcatctggagttcatttgcagtggctggaggccctggtgtgcccattctctttattttctcaaataatttttttttttttttaagagagaaagagacagagacagaacggcacaccagggcctccagccactgcaaacgaactccagatgcatgcgcccccttgtgcatctggctaacgtgggtcctggggagttgagcctcgaactagggttcttaggcttcacaggcaagcgcctaaccactaagccatctctccagccctcaaataaattttttttttaaagtttaaaaaaaaatagcaggggTGACTGCTATCCTTCAAGATACTGTCAGTACAGAGGCTGCTCACTACAAATCAAAGCTTTATTATAAACCAGCGCCACAGTTAATAAATAACACAACCACTTGGCCTTAACCCCGCTTCCCACTAAGACCCAAGCCAAGAACAAGTGGGGTTtcacaagaaggggaagaaggtgTGGCCACAACAGGGATCAAGGGTGTGGCCTGGGCTGGGTCTtccaagggcagggaggaggaaggctTAGGGACCAGAGGAGGGAGTGGATTTCCCAGGCGTGCCCAGGCTCTGGCCCTGGAGGCAGGGGTGAAACAAGGGCCCAGCAACTCCTGGGCCTGGGCGATGCGCCGGGCAAAGCGACTTCGATCACGGGCAAGCTGTTCCCAGGGGCCCCGACGTGCTGCCTGGGCTGGCCCTGCCCAGACAGCCAGCAAATGGACAGTGACCTTCTCAGAGAAGCGTACCTGGAGACATAGCAGAGGCACAATGGAGACACAGGGATGTAAACAGGGATgttggagggagagaaggaaaaattagttataaaatattttaaagcaaaagaaattttagtatgtaaacaatgctTGGCATTTGCAGTGTGCCATGCTGCAGTTCCCTGTGACTCATTGAGGGCTCAGAAGGCTTCCTGGGTAGCTGTGAGCCACAGCTACTACCTTCTCCCACAGGGCTACACCTCTTACAGAGGATTGCATGGGCGTGTACACAAGCCTCCCAGCAGAGCTACCATGCAACTCTCTGCAACAGACAGGAGACAAGTCCCTGTCTCTACCATCCCCCACACACTCTCAGCCTCTCCCCCTCCTAACTGAATCATCTAGGCCCTAAGATCTAGATCCTAAGATACCCAGCatcaagaataaaagaaaacagccgggcatggtggcgcatgcctttaattccagcacttgggaggcagaggcagaaggatcgccatgagttcgaggccaccctgagactccacagtgaattccaggtcagccggggctagagtgagacccgacctggggggggggggggaagaaaaaagaaaacaaagacgggcgtggcagcacatgcctttaaacctagcactcaggaggcaatggtaaggaggaaaaaaaaaaaccctcctcaaaaaaagggaggaggacctccatgagttcctgagaatacagagtgaattccaggtcaacccgggctagagtgagactacctcgaaaaacaaaagaacaatctagggctggagagatggcttagcggttaagtgcttgcctgtgaagcctaaggaccccggttcgaggctcggttccccaggtcccacgttagccagatgcacaagggggcgcatgcgtctggagttcgtttgcagaggctggaagcgcgcccattctctctctctccctctatctgtctttctctatgtctgtcactcttcaaataaataaataaataaaaatcaaaagaacaatCTAGTCCTTAGGCACCCACCTTTCTGGCCTTTACGGGAGTCTCAGGGTCCTGATCCTGGGCAGGGGTGTCTGAAGACCTGAGTTGCTTTTGCAGCCTGAGGGGCAGCTTAGGAGAAGcccaaggtgatgctggcttctgtCCAGGTAAATAGAAGGCTACTCGGAATGGGGAGGGTTCAgcttccctccatctgtcttcctGGGTCTCCTCTTGAGGTGGACAGCTCAGGCAGCAGAGGGGAGTGCCTTGGGCCTGAACTGCCAGACTCTGGCCTGAGTTGGAGGCAGCTCCTGAATCATACTGGTCCTCATTCTCACACAAATCTTCCTCCTCCGTGTCCTCTCCAGGAACACAGACCCAGGACTTCAGGAAGGCACTTGGAAGGGAGGTGGCAGGTGAGGCCTGAACTTTCTTTTCCTCAGCTGATCCAGAATCCCTGTCGTCTTCCTCCTCTGTGTCTTCTCCAGGATGATACACCCAGGCTTTCAAGAAGGCACTTGGTGGGGGAGAACAAGAGGAGAGCTCACCTTCCTTAGCTGATTCCCAATCACTGTCGTCTTCCTCCTCGGAGTCCTCGCCAGGCTTATACACCCAGGCTTTCAGGAAATCACTTGGTGGGGGAGTGCAAAAGGTGGTCTtggcttcttcctcttcttcagcTGATGCCAAATCACtatcatcttcctcttcctcctcagtgtcTTCACCAGGCCTGTACACCCAGGCCTTCAGGAAGGCACTCCTAACAAGGGCAGAAGATGAGGCCTCAGCTTCTCCGTCTCTGGAGTTATTACTTGGTTGACACTGGGTGGATGGCTGGAGGTCAGCGTCACTCTCCTTAGATTCCTTTCCTGAGCAGCACGGCCAGGCTCTGGGATGGCAGCCTGAAGACGGGGAAGTGGAGGGCTTCCTGACTTTATTTTCTGGTCCTTCCTTCTCCGTGGCTTGATGCTCTGCCTCTCCTGGGCAATACACCCAAGTGTTGGGTTTGGATCTTGGAGCTATGCAAGGAGAGACTCCAGGTCCTTCTCTTTTCACAgtttctccacctctctctccctcagtgaCCGGACACCACTCCCAGTGCAATGAAGGATAAGCAAGCCCAgtcactccctctttctcggCCACCTCCTCTCTGGGGCTCTTATCAGCACCTTGCAGGCTGCTGGGCAGGGGTGTAGGCAGGTCAGCTGTACATTCTCTTAAGACATGTTCTTCTCCACTATATTCTTCATCATCTGAGGGTCCCCAAGTTTCTAGAGGAGAACTGCTAACTTTCATGTCAAAGTAGGATTTGTGGGCTGCTTGTCCAACCTCTTCAGGAGTTCCACCATCTTCCGCCTCCCCCTGAGAGTGGTGGCTCTGGGGGGTGAGGGAGGTTGTCAGCAGTGTCTTATCTTCTATCTGACTTGTTCCCGTTATTGTTTCCACCAGCCAGGGTTCTGGGGCTCCTGGGCTCCTCAGCCGGCTCCAGGCTCGGCTGAAGAAGCCCATTAGTGGGGACAGAAGGTAGAAGGAGTGGACATCCCTCCAGAGAGGGGTGTGATTAGGCACTGGGCCAGGGGCCATGTGTCTGGgctagaaaaatagaaataaagtttaCAAGCTATATAGGGAATAGCATCAGGGCATGACCCTGAGTCACTACAATGGAATTAGTCACACAAATAACATAACAATTCCTGCCCCACATTCCTTTCTCATGGGATTAACCACGCCCATCTCTACTCCTGGGTTTCTGGGCCCTTTCTTAAATTCAAAAGGCCCAGCTCCCCTTTTCTTAAACCCCAGTTTAGAGAACCAAGGTCTTAACTTGCTTCCCTTGGGAGCAATAGTCTCTTACTCTCCTGAGAGCTGACGAATCAGGTCTCATCTCACCTTCCTGCAAACattttcagagccaggcatggtagcacacacctttaatcccagcattcggaagcagagataggcggatcactgagagttcgacaccagcctgagactacataatgaattccaggtcagcctgggttacagtgaaaaaCCATCTCGAAAAGTCCCCCCCAAAACCCATTATTTTCTTTCACCGAGGAGTGAacctaaagccacatgcataaaagCAAACACTATCATTGAACGATAgccctttctttactttttaatttttatttatttacttgactgaGAGAGGGCAAGGCAGATAGCACGAGAGGTCGGGCAGGCCAAGGGCcttcaatcactgcaaatgaacttcagacgcacgtacctcgtgcatctggcttacgtgggtccttaactgcgaagccatctctccagacctttactttttattttaagacaggatctcgcTACACTGCCCacggctggcctggaacttaaacGATTCTCCTGTCTTAGCGTGCCTCCTAAGAAGCGGAGATTAAGAGGCGGTGCCAAGCCCAGTTGAAACCTTCTTGGCCCACCTGTAGCTCCAAGTGTCCGGCTCCCAGGGCCCCTTTCTCCTTCAGCCCATCCCCCCTCGTGCCTAAGACCTGGCTCCCAGCCCACTCTTCCAGACCCCAGAGTCCACCCACGCCCAGGGGTTGTGGCTTCTCAGGCCTCAGGCCAGGGAGCCCAGGTCCAGGAGTCCTCCCCAGACCCCCTCTTCAGACCAGGCCCTCACTCACCGGCGTCACCCTGGGGACAGAGGGGCAGGCTCGGGCAGCCAGAGGCGACGGCGGGAGAGGACGGCTCGGGAGGCCAGCACGCTCATGTCGCCCTCAGGCGTGGGGCTCGGCGACTCGAGGTCTCACAGGTTGCCGCAAGTGCTGTGGCGACGAGGGGCGCGCGATGTCTCAACCAGGGATCCAGAGCCGGAGAGTGCGTCATAGTCTGTGACGCGCGCCGCACCGCACTTATATACCAACGCAGCCGGCGTGGTGACGTCACTAGAGGCGGGGCTTGGAAATCACCCGCGAATTGGAAAATAGCACCGGATTTACTGCGGATTTTCCCAGTTCTGTGACGTGCGCGCGGCTTCTGTGCGCGTGGCCACGCCCCAATCAAGCGAGCCGTCAGTCAAGCTCATTTGCCTTCAGAGCGCTAGGGGGCGCTTTGCAAGACACACCTCTccctaatttttgtttgtttgtttgtttttgttccaggtagctctcattctagcccaggctgtcctggcactctgtaattccaagctggcctcgaactcacaagaatcttcctacctctgttcccaagtgctgggttgaaaggcgtggaccaccactcctggcctactaatttttttttttcgaggtatggtcttgctctagtcctggctgacctggaattcactggctagactcagtgtggcctcagactcacagccatcctcctagcctctgcttcccaagtgctgggattaaaggcgtgcaccaccaccccagctctaaagaaatgttttgttttatttatttatttattattttgttttgttttgaagtagggtctcactctagctcaagctgacctggaattcactatgtagtctcagggtaaccttgaactcacggtgatcttcctacgtctgccacccaagtcctgggattaaaggtgtgcaccaccaccataaaaagggggagggggcgctggagaagatggcttaatggttaaggcatttacctgcaaagccaaaggaccctggtttgtttcccaggacccatgtaagcatgtaatatgcacaaggtagcacatgcatctggagttcatttgcagtggctggaggccctggcacgcccattctctctttctctctacttctctacctctctctctcaaataaatacaattaaaaaaaaaattgtataattGGAAGTCTGACTGGGTGGCACTCTTCCCATGAGACTGGGGTTCTACTGCAAATCCCAGATTcttttcattgctatgaccagatacctgacaaaaagcattttagagccaggcgtggtagtgcatgcctttaatcctagcactggggaggcacaggtaggaggatcaccgtgaattcgaggccaccctgagactacattctaggtcagcttgggctgaaagacccccagagggagaccttcactcaagtctcgagatagcacacacccaaagacacacaggagacccaacttgctgcaaaagcatgaggctttattcaggaaaccagagctctggggtcgacacgtatctcatgcaggagacagaggagtcgaccctgagccctattgggtgtttctttttatagggtttttagcaaggaagggaaaggggagggggtttcacaagggtatttgccaaccttgtacagttatgtctacatatcttatttgtgcataaccagagtttaagtccttggtcaggctgtcttgggaaactattttattattttggtttttctcaaaactgtatttttgtttatcctctttCCGTGAcacaaagtttaggttgacctgaccaacccatatcttgggccattcacagcctatcttttagcctatttttgatttacttctgaatatacagttcaggctgtcccctacctgtagcaaccagctattttttcaccaagtttactttaaaattttctatcctgcctttcagggctaaagcaagaacctacctcaaaaaaaaaaaaacaaaaaaaaaaacagcatcttaaaggtggaagagtttattttgactttcatTTTCTGGACATACAGTGTATCATGATTTCAGTTCCAATCCCTCTGCTCTCCACTCCCTCTTTCCTTACctggtgtgtatgtggggggtgggggtggttttGGGTGGAaccaaggcctcatgcatgctaggtcaATACCCTCTCACTCAGCTATGCTCTGAGTCCTAGTCTATAACCTCAGCTATGTCTCTCAGCTGAAGAAGCAATCCTCAGTctaaaacagattaaaaaatatttatctatttacaagcGGGGGAGgcgagacagagggaaggagagagagataatgggcacaccagggcttacagccactgcaaacaaactccagatgcaagtgtcactttgtgcatctggctttacatgggtatttgggaattgaacctgggtccttagcatttacaggcaagcgccttaaccactaagccatctctagaatagggttttttttttggagggggctcgaagtagggtctcagtgtagcccaggctgacctagaattcactatgcagtttctggatggcctcaaactcatggggatcctcctacctctgcctcctaagtgctggaattaaaggcatgagccaccacacctggctagagcaGAATTTTTACTGGGCTCTGAGGGGGAGATTTGAAACTAGGCACTTGACTGTCCTAGCCTGGAGCCAGGACTATAGGAGTATATTCTCTTCCCCTCTTGGGGACCTGGGCCAATAATCCCCAGTACTTAAAGTTAAAGTCATACTTCTAGACCCAAGGCACATCACAGCCTGCTCACCTAGCTTGTACCTTCCTGGGGCAGGCTCCCAGTAGATAGGATCCCCATGGCATCCTTTCCAGGGTTTCAGAAATGACAGCCGTCATCCTTCACAAGACCCAGGCCCTTGGCTACAAGAAACCCATGGGGCCTCTGGGGTACAGGTCTTAACTCATCTTCAAACACTGATGAGTCCCAGCCGTAGCTTAGGGGATCCAGGAGTTGGGGGGAAGCCCCTCCTCTCAGCTGT carries:
- the Ppp1r15a gene encoding protein phosphatase 1 regulatory subunit 15A; translated protein: MAPGPVPNHTPLWRDVHSFYLLSPLMGFFSRAWSRLRSPGAPEPWLVETITGTSQIEDKTLLTTSLTPQSHHSQGEAEDGGTPEEVGQAAHKSYFDMKVSSSPLETWGPSDDEEYSGEEHVLRECTADLPTPLPSSLQGADKSPREEVAEKEGVTGLAYPSLHWEWCPVTEGERGGETVKREGPGVSPCIAPRSKPNTWVYCPGEAEHQATEKEGPENKVRKPSTSPSSGCHPRAWPCCSGKESKESDADLQPSTQCQPSNNSRDGEAEASSSALVRSAFLKAWVYRPGEDTEEEEEDDSDLASAEEEEEAKTTFCTPPPSDFLKAWVYKPGEDSEEEDDSDWESAKEGELSSCSPPPSAFLKAWVYHPGEDTEEEDDRDSGSAEEKKVQASPATSLPSAFLKSWVCVPGEDTEEEDLCENEDQYDSGAASNSGQSLAVQAQGTPLCCLSCPPQEETQEDRWREAEPSPFRVAFYLPGQKPASPWASPKLPLRLQKQLRSSDTPAQDQDPETPVKARKVRFSEKVTVHLLAVWAGPAQAARRGPWEQLARDRSRFARRIAQAQELLGPCFTPASRARAWARLGNPLPPLVPKPSSSLPLEDPAQATPLIPVVATPSSPSCETPLVLGLGLSGKRG